In the genome of Massilibacillus massiliensis, one region contains:
- a CDS encoding WD40 repeat domain-containing protein — MMIKEETKIKENLGKIRVGIIIFAVYLWYQTSISTLALFPVVLLAASMLLTTWTMRGESWLYVLTASLIQSLIFLVLSAGASLTYWIELQALAAHTTSIFEIIINITVCVFLGALCLFVRKNKAAWKFEYASITKWRKAVVILIASSLSVLPWASIAFDKSLIEFDFIPFSQFQRPLTGQLTFSPDSSKIIAFSANTMGKEISSWDVKKGEQLPTITAPGRVQQAAFSNNGQYMAIGWRRSWNPSEKDAYLTLLDLKTNTPIELNRKEPIDNVTYIGINSVAFSNDSKYLALLIAPVPGEASQKETVNTIIEIWDTETWEMTKIIKGPLGTWGGKLTYSPDGRYLAMVGREKDNRCICIWDVSTGTLHKVLAQEKELDLRNEVVTPYALGNIIFSPDGRHFAAAIRLDEGRFIKIWDVTTWKMVRILPLRYGTYENAMAYSPDGGYLAVIDESSVKVWNTKNHLLAGTLPHPEKYLTRGIAYSPDGRYIAAGGEKYIKIWDVSEYELGKFKWKTRSGIEL, encoded by the coding sequence ATGATGATAAAAGAGGAAACCAAGATAAAAGAAAATTTAGGCAAGATTCGGGTAGGGATAATTATTTTTGCGGTATATTTATGGTATCAGACGAGTATCAGCACGCTTGCCTTATTCCCCGTAGTCCTTCTCGCAGCATCTATGTTACTAACTACATGGACTATGAGAGGAGAAAGCTGGCTATACGTGCTCACCGCGTCTCTTATCCAGTCGCTAATATTCCTGGTACTTAGTGCCGGTGCATCTTTGACATATTGGATTGAACTACAGGCATTGGCTGCTCATACCACCAGCATTTTTGAAATCATCATAAATATAACTGTCTGCGTTTTCTTGGGGGCACTTTGTCTATTTGTTAGAAAAAATAAAGCAGCATGGAAATTTGAATATGCGTCGATAACCAAATGGCGAAAAGCAGTAGTAATACTCATAGCAAGTAGCCTGTCGGTTTTGCCGTGGGCAAGTATCGCATTCGATAAATCGCTCATCGAATTTGATTTTATTCCATTTTCTCAGTTTCAGAGACCACTTACCGGACAGCTCACTTTCAGCCCGGACAGCTCAAAGATTATTGCGTTTAGCGCTAATACGATGGGGAAGGAAATCAGCAGTTGGGATGTGAAAAAAGGAGAGCAGCTGCCGACAATTACAGCGCCAGGTAGGGTACAACAGGCCGCCTTTAGTAATAATGGACAATATATGGCAATTGGCTGGCGCCGCTCTTGGAATCCCTCTGAAAAAGATGCTTATCTGACTCTTTTAGACCTTAAAACCAATACGCCCATTGAGCTAAACCGAAAAGAGCCGATAGACAATGTAACTTACATAGGAATCAACTCGGTCGCCTTTAGTAATGACAGCAAGTACTTGGCGCTGCTGATTGCGCCTGTGCCTGGTGAGGCTTCTCAAAAAGAAACGGTTAATACCATCATTGAAATATGGGATACCGAAACGTGGGAGATGACAAAAATTATTAAAGGACCTCTTGGGACATGGGGAGGTAAACTAACATACAGCCCGGATGGGCGATATCTGGCCATGGTTGGAAGAGAAAAAGACAATCGTTGCATTTGCATTTGGGACGTATCTACAGGCACTTTGCATAAAGTTTTGGCGCAAGAAAAAGAACTGGACCTTCGTAACGAGGTAGTAACTCCTTATGCTTTGGGAAATATTATCTTTAGCCCGGATGGCAGACACTTTGCTGCCGCTATTCGTCTTGATGAAGGCAGGTTTATTAAAATATGGGATGTTACTACTTGGAAAATGGTACGAATCCTACCTTTGCGTTATGGAACTTACGAAAATGCCATGGCTTACAGTCCGGATGGTGGTTATCTAGCTGTTATTGACGAGAGTTCTGTAAAAGTTTGGAATACAAAGAATCATCTATTAGCCGGAACCTTACCGCATCCCGAAAAGTATTTGACAAGAGGCATAGCCTATAGTCCTGATGGGCGCTATATCGCAGCAGGGGGAGAAAAATATATTAAAATATGGGATGTATCTGAATATGAATTAGGAAAGTTTAAGTGGAAAACCCGGAGTGGCATAGAACTATGA
- a CDS encoding WD40 repeat domain-containing protein, which translates to MMQEEETKIKEYLGKIRAGIMIFAVCLWYQTSISKLALFPVVFLAASLLLATWTMRGKSWLYLLTASLVQLLIFVVLSVGASLTYWIELQALAAHTTSIFEIIINITVCVFLGALCLFVRKNKAAWKFEYASITKWRKAIVILMAISLSVLPWASIAFDKSLIEFDFIPYSQFQRPLTGQLTFSPDSSKIIAFSATTMGKEISGWDVKKGEQLPTITAPDRVSQAAFSNNGQYMAIGWRRSWNPSEKDAYLLLLDLKTDKPIELNRKERIDNVTYRGINSVVFSNDSKYLALLIAPGNVEASQKETVNTIIEIWDTETREMTKIIKGPLGTWGGNLTYSPDGRYLAMVGREKDNISICIWDVATGNLHKVLAQEKELDLYNKEVIPYALGNIIFSPDGKYIAAAIRLSQVSFIKIWDVTTWKLVDILPLRYGAYDNSMAYSPDGVYLAYISENSVKVWNTRSHLLAGTLPHPEKYLTRGIAYSPDGRYIAAGGEKYIKIWDVSEYELGKFKWKTRRDE; encoded by the coding sequence ATGATGCAAGAAGAGGAAACCAAGATAAAAGAATATTTAGGCAAGATTCGGGCAGGGATAATGATTTTTGCGGTATGTTTGTGGTATCAAACAAGTATCAGCAAGCTTGCCTTATTCCCCGTAGTCTTTCTCGCAGCCTCGCTGTTACTCGCTACATGGACTATGCGAGGAAAAAGCTGGCTATACCTGCTTACCGCGTCTCTTGTCCAGTTGCTAATATTCGTGGTACTTAGTGTCGGTGCATCTTTGACATATTGGATTGAACTACAGGCATTGGCTGCTCATACCACCAGCATTTTTGAAATCATCATAAATATAACTGTCTGCGTTTTCTTGGGGGCGCTCTGTCTATTTGTTAGAAAAAATAAAGCAGCATGGAAATTTGAATATGCATCGATAACCAAATGGCGAAAAGCAATAGTAATACTTATGGCAATAAGTTTGTCGGTTTTGCCGTGGGCAAGTATCGCATTCGATAAATCCCTCATCGAATTTGATTTCATTCCATATTCTCAGTTTCAGAGACCACTTACCGGACAGCTCACTTTCAGCCCTGACAGTTCCAAGATTATTGCTTTTAGCGCTACTACGATGGGGAAGGAAATCAGTGGTTGGGATGTAAAAAAAGGGGAGCAGCTGCCGACAATTACAGCGCCAGATAGGGTATCACAGGCCGCCTTTAGTAATAATGGACAATATATGGCAATTGGCTGGCGCCGCTCTTGGAATCCCTCTGAAAAAGATGCTTATCTGCTCCTTTTAGACCTTAAAACCGATAAGCCCATTGAATTAAACCGAAAAGAGCGGATAGACAATGTAACTTACAGAGGAATCAACTCGGTCGTCTTTAGTAATGACAGCAAGTACTTGGCACTGCTGATTGCGCCCGGGAATGTTGAGGCTTCTCAAAAAGAAACGGTTAACACCATCATTGAAATATGGGATACGGAAACGAGGGAGATGACAAAAATTATCAAAGGACCTCTTGGGACATGGGGAGGTAACCTAACGTACAGCCCGGACGGGCGATATCTGGCCATGGTTGGAAGAGAGAAAGACAATATTTCTATTTGCATTTGGGACGTAGCTACAGGCAATTTGCATAAAGTTTTGGCGCAAGAAAAAGAACTGGACCTTTATAACAAGGAAGTAATTCCTTATGCTTTGGGAAATATTATCTTTAGCCCGGATGGCAAATATATCGCTGCCGCCATTCGTCTTAGTCAAGTCAGTTTTATTAAAATATGGGATGTTACTACTTGGAAATTAGTGGACATCCTGCCCTTGCGATATGGCGCTTATGACAATAGCATGGCTTACAGTCCGGATGGCGTTTATCTAGCTTATATTAGCGAGAACTCTGTAAAAGTCTGGAATACAAGGAGTCATCTATTAGCCGGAACCTTGCCGCATCCCGAAAAGTATTTGACAAGAGGAATAGCCTATAGTCCTGATGGGCGCTATATCGCAGCAGGGGGAGAAAAATATATTAAAATATGGGATGTATCTGAATATGAATTAGGAAAGTTTAAGTGGAAAACCCGGAGGGACGAGTGA
- a CDS encoding DUF4280 domain-containing protein, with protein sequence MSFYRAPHMHPASGAEKSYVVHGAQTSCSNGSGPSLLVVPNSHGVYLKGQAQLNINDCKPNTNILPFGTCKKLKGPCSPGTGPWIGGKEDVLIEGAPALLNTCCNACAIGGMITITDDGQEG encoded by the coding sequence ATGTCATTTTATAGAGCACCGCACATGCACCCGGCTAGTGGTGCTGAAAAAAGCTATGTTGTGCACGGCGCTCAGACCAGTTGCAGCAACGGCAGCGGTCCGAGTCTGCTCGTGGTTCCAAATTCGCACGGCGTATACCTGAAAGGTCAGGCACAGCTTAATATTAACGATTGCAAGCCCAATACGAATATCCTGCCATTCGGCACTTGTAAAAAATTAAAAGGGCCTTGCAGCCCGGGCACCGGTCCGTGGATCGGCGGCAAAGAAGACGTACTCATTGAAGGTGCGCCGGCTCTGTTAAACACTTGCTGCAATGCCTGTGCAATCGGTGGTATGATCACCATTACGGACGATGGACAAGAAGGCTGA
- a CDS encoding lipase family protein, with the protein MAITTIEYCALCNAVYDGSIPDGWEKLPGGWYAPDPESFCGQAYIKGTEIVLAIRGTSNIQDVETDVLLVLKEKGIHFWHVIEFYYSAIFNNPPYNNYENYPFSITGHSLGGALAQYLSYMLFINNNETPIPTETFNAPGIIELDNSITNVSGTGIINHMRAADIVQAVGIHVGSCVYYSPSDYPRGPAGMALSVATMALTRGRGLTAKAGASAFAQTVGYKFVQHSISYFYEDLCNGKAETVNADPNMV; encoded by the coding sequence ATGGCTATAACTACTATAGAGTATTGTGCACTTTGCAATGCAGTCTATGATGGTTCGATTCCTGATGGATGGGAGAAGCTGCCAGGAGGATGGTATGCACCTGACCCGGAGTCCTTTTGTGGGCAAGCCTATATAAAAGGAACTGAAATTGTATTGGCAATTAGAGGAACCTCTAATATACAAGACGTTGAGACGGATGTTCTACTGGTTCTTAAAGAAAAAGGAATTCATTTTTGGCACGTGATAGAGTTTTATTATAGCGCAATATTTAACAATCCCCCCTACAATAACTATGAAAATTATCCTTTTTCCATTACTGGACACTCATTAGGTGGAGCGCTTGCCCAATATTTATCATATATGTTATTTATCAACAATAACGAAACACCCATTCCTACAGAAACCTTCAATGCCCCAGGGATAATAGAACTAGATAATTCTATTACTAATGTTTCGGGCACTGGTATTATTAACCATATGCGAGCCGCTGATATTGTGCAAGCGGTGGGAATACATGTGGGAAGCTGCGTGTATTATTCCCCCAGCGATTATCCGCGAGGCCCAGCGGGAATGGCCTTAAGTGTGGCAACCATGGCGCTTACTAGGGGAAGAGGACTTACGGCCAAGGCAGGGGCCAGTGCATTTGCCCAGACGGTAGGCTATAAATTTGTGCAGCATAGTATAAGTTATTTTTATGAGGATCTGTGTAATGGCAAAGCGGAAACGGTCAATGCTGATCCAAACATGGTTTGA
- a CDS encoding DUF4280 domain-containing protein, whose product MTNDEQGQSYVVDGASIECSAGSMAGRLSFSQSHQCDINGKAVLNIKDSQSMVNIGSMGKCKNKKNAPCVPALSGEWQCGKDGVDIDNTPALLNTSIIPCGNGGVIKIVADGQ is encoded by the coding sequence ATGACAAATGATGAACAAGGACAAAGTTACGTGGTTGACGGTGCCAGTATTGAGTGTAGCGCGGGGAGCATGGCAGGTAGGCTCAGTTTCTCACAATCCCATCAATGTGATATCAATGGAAAAGCCGTATTAAATATTAAAGATAGCCAGTCTATGGTCAATATCGGCAGTATGGGGAAGTGTAAAAACAAAAAAAATGCCCCTTGCGTACCCGCGCTCAGCGGAGAGTGGCAATGCGGTAAAGACGGCGTAGATATTGACAATACTCCGGCGCTTCTCAACACCTCTATTATTCCTTGTGGTAACGGCGGCGTTATTAAAATTGTAGCTGATGGACAATAA
- a CDS encoding pentapeptide repeat-containing protein, which translates to MNRQEALKHFREKYLNPKLAEQIKAVDSYFRKNKDDLAKDFLASFQEVCSAVKEQQETQNKPPLRSINLSLLRTSLCRGEAVYRWDVYDALGAWDWEGKSYRYDAQWCIQLLHQTIPELEPSRKRYVFALIPQDLVRIGQSDIANFHLYIIQLARYSLQNVSAIPEFQDIQRENPFTIYVGEFLKDYQPVSIEPNPTIKIKGIRTRIKRKPHQCFRSLQNMDLGSEQYTYVNFSYSDLNGSDLSGCELQQGIFVGTNLQNCNLERTNFSHCSIHDANFSHCNLEKANFSGTKGGIGIDSTPLQIYQSQLSCVDEESTIDRDKIPSFFGVDFYGSNLVQTDFSGADLRGADFRKAIFGQTSFQDALLHEAIFLKESQNEIKLTPEQTDSICWVMEE; encoded by the coding sequence ATGAACAGACAAGAGGCTTTAAAACATTTTAGAGAAAAATACCTAAACCCTAAACTAGCCGAGCAAATAAAAGCGGTGGACAGTTATTTCCGGAAAAATAAAGATGACCTAGCCAAGGATTTTTTAGCAAGTTTTCAAGAGGTATGTAGTGCCGTCAAAGAACAACAAGAAACGCAAAATAAGCCTCCTCTTCGTTCGATTAATTTATCTCTGCTTCGAACTTCGTTATGTAGAGGCGAGGCAGTCTATCGCTGGGATGTCTATGATGCGTTGGGAGCATGGGATTGGGAAGGAAAATCTTATAGATATGATGCTCAGTGGTGCATACAGCTGCTGCACCAGACAATACCCGAGTTAGAGCCAAGCCGCAAAAGATATGTATTCGCGCTCATTCCGCAAGACCTCGTCAGGATTGGACAGTCAGATATAGCTAACTTTCACCTTTATATTATCCAGTTAGCCCGCTACAGCTTGCAAAACGTGTCAGCGATACCTGAGTTTCAAGACATTCAAAGGGAAAATCCCTTTACCATTTATGTAGGTGAGTTTTTAAAAGATTATCAGCCGGTATCCATCGAGCCAAACCCAACGATAAAAATTAAAGGCATAAGAACTCGAATCAAAAGAAAACCTCATCAGTGCTTCCGGTCACTCCAAAATATGGATCTGGGCTCAGAACAATATACATATGTTAATTTTAGCTATAGTGATTTAAATGGCAGTGACTTAAGTGGTTGCGAACTGCAACAAGGAATCTTTGTCGGTACAAATTTACAAAACTGCAATCTGGAGAGAACTAACTTTAGTCATTGCTCAATACATGACGCCAACTTTAGTCATTGCAACCTAGAAAAAGCCAATTTTTCCGGCACAAAGGGAGGAATAGGAATCGATAGTACTCCTCTACAGATATACCAGTCACAACTTTCCTGCGTAGATGAGGAAAGCACCATTGACAGAGATAAAATCCCGTCGTTTTTTGGAGTTGATTTTTACGGGAGTAACCTTGTTCAGACTGACTTTAGTGGAGCTGATTTACGCGGGGCTGATTTTCGTAAGGCTATATTTGGGCAAACCTCTTTTCAGGACGCTTTGCTACATGAAGCTATATTTTTAAAAGAAAGCCAAAATGAAATAAAATTAACCCCAGAGCAAACAGATAGTATTTGCTGGGTAATGGAGGAGTAA